One region of Zingiber officinale cultivar Zhangliang chromosome 7B, Zo_v1.1, whole genome shotgun sequence genomic DNA includes:
- the LOC122007184 gene encoding E3 ubiquitin-protein ligase MPSR1-like, translated as MGMEGTVGDVAPLWRRRAMAAEGEESLTAATAEDGLERLIRNALSEGEEGRSPRFVQLILGVTGSPPQEAADDSQPADRIVLFNPVTQGMVVLRADAALVAELLSESSVGGGLSPASKASIEAMRTVRDVLGEEEECPVCLDGMDGGGDEAVAVREMPCRHRFHEVCIVKWLGIRGSCPVCRFRMPAEDDAGSKMVVGEGRGEAEGDEVERSRRRRSGLWVTIIYSGSRRSRRSDLDLPSSSSPETSEDGGVGEM; from the coding sequence ATGGGAATGGAAGGGACAGTTGGAGACGTAGCACCACTTTGGAGGCGGCGAGCGATGGCGGCGGAGGGAGAGGAGTCGTTGACAGCGGCGACTGCTGAGGACGGCCTCGAGCGGCTCATCCGAAACGCCTTGAGCGAAGGGGAAGAAGGTAGGTCGCCTCGCTTCGTCCAGCTCATCCTTGGAGTGACGGGTTCGCCGCCGCAGGAAGCGGCGGACGATTCCCAGCCGGCCGATCGGATCGTGCTCTTCAACCCCGTGACTCAAGGGATGGTGGTTCTGCGGGCGGACGCGGCGCTTGTGGCGGAGTTATTGTCCGAGAGCAGCGTGGGTGGAGGCCTGTCGCCGGCGTCCAAGGCGTCGATCGAGGCGATGAGGACGGTGCGGGATGTATTGGGTGAGGAGGAAGAGTGCCCGGTGTGCTTGGACGGGATGGATGGCGGAGGAGACGAGGCGGTTGCGGTGAGGGAGATGCCGTGCCGGCATCGGTTCCACGAGGTGTGCATCGTGAAGTGGCTGGGCATACGCGGGTCGTGCCCCGTGTGCCGATTCCGGATGCCAGCGGAGGACGACGCCGGATCGAAGATGGTTGTTGGCGAGGGGCGCGGAGAAGCGGAGGGCGACGAGGTGGAAAGGAGTAGGAGGAGGAGAAGTGGGCTTTGGGTCACCATCATCTACAGCGGAAGCCGGAGGAGCAGACGCAGCGATCTCGATCTACCCTCCTCGTCTTCGCCGGAAACATCAGAAGACGGTGGCGTTGGAGAGATGTAG